Proteins co-encoded in one Bos taurus isolate L1 Dominette 01449 registration number 42190680 breed Hereford chromosome X, ARS-UCD2.0, whole genome shotgun sequence genomic window:
- the LOC100140878 gene encoding large ribosomal subunit protein P1 — protein sequence MSAQATLKVLICTISRVPGSPHQALACTILACTIASLELACIYSALILQDTECKINALANVNIGSLICNVGAGGLAPAAGADPAGGPVPSGGPVPSTIAASAKKKVKARKEESEESNDDMGFCLFD from the exons ATGTCTGCTCAGGCCACTCTGAAAGTTCTCATCTGCACAATAag CAGGGTTCCCGGCAGCCCCCACCAGGCACTTGCCTGCACCATACTCGCATGCACCATAGCCTCCTTGGAGCTCGCCTGCATCTACTCGGCCCTCATCCTGCAGGACACAGAGTGTAAGATCAAT GCTTTGGCCAATGTCAACATCGGGAGCCTCATCTGCAACGTGGGAGCTGGAGGACTTGCCCCAGCAGCTGGTGCTGATCCCGCAGGAGGTCCTGTCCCCTCAGGAGGTCCTGTCCCCTCCACCATTGCTGCCTCAGCtaagaagaaagtaaaagcaaGGAAAGAAGAATCTGAAGAGTCTAATGATGACATGGGCTTTTGTCTTTTTGACTAA